The genomic region GGCAGAACAACCATTCTTTGAAGCTCATATCGCCAAAACTACGAAACGAAGAGCGTAATACTCGCCTTAATCAGAACTGCGAGGTCAAATTCGAAATATTAGATATCACTTTTTTGAGGGATATATAAGATTTTCAATTATTACAGCGGTCAGGGCTCCAGTTTTGATCCGAAATGATCTAGAGGACATTAAGACCACCCGCTATGCACATTTTTACCGCTACAATTTGTACTATTTTAAGGACAGTCACAACAGGAAAACGAAAGTGCGTAAAAACATCAATTAAAACGGTTTACCCTTATTATTATCATTTTTTCATCCAAGTTGTAAATGTAAAAGAGCACAGCATAATTAGGATTAGACAGGGATACTACTTATTACTTGTAGCAATTTTAGGAACTGACCAAGAGGATAAAGATATGCGGGCAGTGTAGAGAAATTTGATTTAGCCGTTAATTGCAAGCCGAGTTCTATAAGATTAAGAGATTACTGAGGCTTATAGAACTCTTGAATTGAAAATCGCCCATTATAGCAGACATCAAACATTAACTTGCCAGTTGGTTTTAGAAATTTTAGCAGTGAATTTTCATTAGCGTTGATCTGTTTATGACGCTATTCGCCTAGCGTATAATACTTAAACCCAAGATTTTCCATCTCCCTTCGATCTAACAGTCTCCGACCGTCGAATAGAAATGCGGGGTTAAGCATATTATCCTTTATGGTTTGCCAATCAATCTCCTTAAATTCATCCCACTCAGTTAATATTGCTACGGCGTGAGCACCTCTGCACGCCTCATAGGGGTTAAGGTGAACGGATAATAAATCCCTATTTTCCTCAGAGGATCGTGTGGATATTGCATCTATGTCCTGATAAATTTTGGAAGCCGACACCTTAGGGTCATACACTGCAAGCTGAGCCATTTCGGTCAACAAATGGTCAGCAATATATATTGCAGCAGATTCTCTAGTATCATTGGTGTCTTTCTTAAATGCCCACCCCAACATGGCTATCCTTTTCCCATTCACGGTGTTGAATAATGTATTTACTATATGCTTTGCGAATCTAGATTTTTGATGATCGTTCATTAGGATCACCTGTTCCCAATAATCGGCAACCTCAGTTAGGTTATAAGTACGTGCTATATAAACGAGATTTAGAATATCTTTTTGGAAGCAAGAGCCTCCGAAACCGACCGACGCTTTAAGAAATTTTGATCCAATGCGGGAGTCCATTCCTATTGCTGTGGCAACTTCATCGACATTCGCACCTGTTTTTTCACAAAGCTCTGATATCGCATTAATCGAAGATACACGTTGAGCAAGAAATGCATTGGCTGTAAGCTTGGACAGTTCAGACGACCAAAGATTTGTGGTTAAGATTTTGTCCGGATTTACCCATCGTTGATAGATATCTTTGAGCGCTTCTATTGCTTCACCACTTTCTCCGCCGATAAGAATTCTGTCCGGATCTATCAAATCCTTAATAGCGCTGCCTTCTGCAAGAAATTCGGGATTGGAAAGGACGTGAAATTCAAGTCCGCCCTCGGCATCTTCAAGAATACTTTTAATCGTGGCGGCAGTGCGCACAGGGATGGTAGACTTTTCGACCACAATTTTGTCAGATTTGGATACCCTAGCGATTTGACGAGCACAAAGTTCAATATATTTTAAATCCGCTGCCATTCCCTTCCCAACACCGTAATTTTTTGTCGGCGTGTTTACAGAAATGAAAATCATCTCCGCTTCCTCAATTGCCTTGTCCACCTCGGTGGAGAAAAACAGGTTTTTGTGACGAGTCCGTTCTATAATTTCTGAGAGACCTGGCTCATAGATGGGCAGTTCCCCCAAATCCGCCGAATTCCACGCTGCTATTCTTTCAGCGTTTAAGTCGACCAATGTTACTTGGATTTCGGGACATTTATCTGCTATTACCGCCATAGTGGGGCCGCCCACGTAGCCGGCGCCGATACAGCATATCTTCTTAATATTAAGTTTCATAAAATATTACAGTAATTCAAAATTAAAAATTTTCCCTTAATTGAGTCTCGAAGTATGCGATAGTCTTTGATAATCCATCTTCAAGTTGAATTTCGGGTTGCCAATTCAACTCCGTTTTCGCCAAATCAATATCCGGCTTCCTTTGTCTAGGATCGTCTTGTGGCAAGGGCAAGAACTTTATTTTTGATTTAGATCCGGTGAGTTGAATAATCATTTCTGCGAGCTCTAAAATGGTAAATTCGCAAGGGTTGCCTATATTAATTGGCCCGATAAATCCCTGAGGACTTTCCATCATAGCGATTAACCCGGTAATCAAATCATCAACATATTGAAAACTACGAGTTTGGAGTCCATCCCCGTACAAGGTGATATCGCGATCAAGCAGTGCCTGAACTATAAAATTCGACACAACTCTCCCATCCTGAGGATGCATCCGAGGACCGTATGTATTAAATATGCGTACAATCTTGATATCGAGCTGATGCTGCCGATGATAATCCATAAACAGTGTTTCGGCACAACGCTTCCCTTCATCGTAGCAGGATCGAATTCCCACGGGGTTCACATGTCCCCAGTAGCCCTCTTTTTGAGGATGTTGCTGGGGGTCGCCATATACTTCACTGGTGGACGCTTGCAGAATCCGAGCCTTCACTCGTTTGGCAAGGCCAAGCATATTGATTGCACCGGCAACAGAAGTCTTGATCGTTTTAATGGGATTAAATTGATAGTGAATTGGACTGGCTGGACATGCGAGGTTAAAAATCTGATCTACTTCCGCTAAAAACGGTTCAATAACGTCATGTCGGATGACTTCAAAGTATTTCTTTTCTTGGAGATGAACTATATTTGCTTTGGATCCTGTAAAAAAATTATCCAAACATAAAACTTCGCAATTCCGTTTTAACAGTTCCTCACAGAGATGCGAACCGATAAATCCTGCTCCCCCCGTCACAAGTACTCTTTTTCTTGATCTTATCATTGAAAGTATTATTGAAAATATAATTACAGCTCTTTTCGGTCCAATTTTGGTATTCGCAATCCAAATTTGGAACCCTCATTTTCAACAGATTCGAAGAAGAACTCGCCTTCTTTACCCTGCACAAACTGCTTGACGATCCACAAACCCAGTCCGGAACCCTGCTCATTTGCTGTACCCGGCCTAGAGCCAGACGGCAGAGATTCGCGAATAGACTTTTGAATACTTTCATCCATTCCTATGCCCGTATCGACAACTTCCATCACAGCACAACTTCCCTCGGAATAAAGCAAAATCTTTACCGAAGAGCCTTTATGGCTAAATTTTAAAGCGTTTATAAGCAAGTTGCGTATAACACTTTTTAGAATATCTGTGTCGAAATATATCGTAATGCACGATTCGATACACGTCTCAATTGTTATATCTTTCAGCAGCGCACTGGGCCTCAATACCTCAACAACTCCAAAAATTACTTCATCGAATTGAACGAATTGAGGAACGAAACTTAGCATACCCAAACGCGATTTGGTCCACTTAAGCAGGTTGTCCAGAAGCGAAAACAACTGTTCAGCAATATCATTACCGGAGTATACCATTTGACGCAAGGATTCCTGATCCTTGTGAACTTCTTGAAGGGAAAGGATATTTAAGATCATCTTCAGCGAAGCAATGGGGGTACGTAAATCGTGAGATATGATCGCATAAATTTGGTCTCTGCTAGCTATAGCAGCCTCTAAAGACTTTTTCTGTTCCTCTATAATTTTACGTTGATACAACAAATTAATTTGCTGTCTAACCCGTCGAAGAAGAATTTGCGGCTCGAAGGGTTTCCTAATATAATCAACGGCACCAGCATCGAATCCTCTTATAATGTCCTCCGTACTTTCCAATGAAGTGATAAATATAACTGGAATATCCTGATACTCGGGTGTTTCCATAATACTTTTCACGATATCAAAACCCGACATATCGCCCATGATGACATCCATCAGAATTAAATCAACATGGTCTTTTGATAGAATAGAAAACGCTTTATCGAAGCGATCCGCTAATAACACACCATAGCCTTGCATTCGCAAAATATTTTCTAAGATCAGGGAATGTATTGGATTGTCTTCGGCGACCAGTATATTAAACTGGTTTAACTGTATGTTCATGGTCTTTAAACTCCTTTCCTAAAACTCCCAAAGCAAACAATATATGTAAAGATACCTTTATTTTAAACATTTTAAAGGCACAATCGCTAACCTTACTGTTTATCATCGCTAACTTTATATTTCATATCGACCACGACGGGCAAATGGTCACTATACTCAAAATTTTCTGTACGATATCTTAACGCTTTGAAGTGTTCCTCATCATAAAAAACATAGTCGATTCGAAAAAACTTCATCATGTACCTTTAGGTATACCCATATCCGATCCCCGCTGTCTTAAACGCATCTTTCAGCCCCTTTAATCGTGAATAAGAATATGAAATGGGTGGGACATTAAAATCGCCACAAATAATATTTACAGCATGAATACTCAATTCTTTTTGAAGCATCTCAGCTTGCTCCCCCCGGATTTTAGCATTTTTCAATATCAGTTTAACACCTTGAAGCAACCCCATGTTTTTACTCTTCTTTACTTGATTTATATTAGTGGTCTGCAGGTGACAATTCATCAAACGAACCCGTCTGTTAGGCAATATGATATCAACCAGTTGCGCTAAATGCGGACGCCCAGGAAAATGCAAAGTGCGATGTTTAGCTAAAGGATGCTGTGAAAGTACCGCCAAGCGCTGATCATGAGGTATTCCTTCACACACCGCTAGATAGGGCATTTTAGTCATCTTCTGTAACAGACGAATCGTTTGCTCATCGGACACCTCTTGAGGACAAATTATTTGTGGGTTATTTTCGATCAAAAAATCGGAAATATGCATTAATGAGGGCATATTATGTTTCATCTGAAACTTTGCAACGTTATATGTAATGATACGAAGGTCTGCCGGGCTGGGATCTGTCAACGACTGGCGGTAAGGTTGCCATATGAAGGGTATATAATATATATTTCCTAAAAAAGCAAGGCATGAAAAGAAAGTTAACCACTTATCCTTTTTGATTATTCCGAAAACTCCTAAAGAAAACCCAGTTAGCAGAAGAAAGGGAATCAGAAATGCCAATACGTGAAAAAAACGAACGTCTCCGGGGGCACAAAGAATGCTAACCAAGAAATCGATGAGACGCAAAGAATCGCCAAGAGCACCACACGTTTTACGTTTGTTCCCATGAGTTCAATTACCAGTTATCTTGTTTAAACATTTGCTATGGGAATTTCTATAAAAAAAGTTGCGCCCTCACCTTCCGTAGATTCGACCCATATTCGGCCATCCATTTGGTTTACGATACTGCGGCAGATGGCTAGCCCCAATCCTGATCCATGGTACCTTTCATCTACTTTGTAAAAACGATCAAATATTGGTTCTAAGGCATAAATTATAGTGAGGCTATAAAACAAAGGTCCAAAAATTGCAGTTTGAGCGCCCACACGGCGCATCCGCACTTCAAATCACGGCTGCCAATAACTTAGCTCAAAATTTGAATTATATTAAAAGATGATCAGACGAATGCCCCTTTGAAAACGAACACAATAGAAAGAATACTTGCTATAGTTAAAACAAAGAAGAACAGAAAATTGCCTGACGAACTGCGATCGTCAGGCGAGTAAAACGTACCAATCAACATTGGCCATGTGCAATGGTAGAATAAATGTAGAATTAAATAATGAAATAAAAAAGCCTAGCGTAGAAAACACTAGGCTCTTATGAGCCATTTAAACCGGGCGCCAATTCGGCTCCAAATCATTTATTAAGAATACAAGATCAGAAAAAATATAGAAATAAAAAAACCCGACGTTGTTTAGACGCCAGGCTTATTAATTAACCTCTGAAATTCATTATAAATATACCAAACTAATGTCAAACAAAAAAGTCTAACCCACACTATATAAAAACTCTACCTGTGAAAACTATAGAGTCACTAATCAAGCTATTTTATTGATGTGCCGTGATGAAAGAAGGGTTACCCAGATAGGAAACAAATAATGGAGCGACAGGGCCGTCAATTGAAATAATGCCTGAGGAACAGCGGAACGTCAGGCTGAATGGAAACATTGCTCTTCGAAAACAATGTTTGTTTAAATATAACAAAAATTCTAAAAAAAAGCCCAGCGTTTGAATGCGCTGAGCCAGTTACTTAACATATCATTGAAATCCTATCTCAAATATAATAATTACACCGATTAAAACGAACCCTAACCACCGATGATTAGGGTTTAGTAAAATAATTAATCGGCCTAGGGAGACCTAACCTACGTTCCGTGTTAATGTGATATTTAAGGTAATCAAAAATATAAACAAAGGATTAAATTAAAGCTAAAAATCCATAAATTATTTGTTAAATAAGTGTGTTAAAAAACAAAAAAGCGAAGTAAACAAAACTCACGAATTAAACACTGAATAAAACATTAAAGGTACTAAGCGGAATCTCCATATAAAATTAGCCTAGCAAATGTAGGTATGCTAGACTAAAAAGGGCCCAATAACCTGGGAGGCTATGAGCCCACACACACTAACTAATACCACGCAAGATAAAGAAAAATAGAAATAACCTCAAGTTGAACGTATTTTTTTATGAATATTTTTAGAGTAGCCTTAAGTAGGCTACTGGTGTTGGAAATGTTATAAAGCGTTAAAGGGCTTACAACGATGTGGGCATCGCAAACTCGCTCAACAAACTTTGAATGATACTACCACATAAGGCGAGAGTTGACTCGCCCGTATTTTTAATATTTGACAACCTTTTGTATGTTATTGGAAGATCATTGAAAACCGAAAGACGGAATTAAGATTATCAGGGATAACAATTCAAACAGATGAACCGACGAGAATAACAACCTATCGTGCCGAGATCAATTATAGATGGAGAGCCCTAGATCTACAGTGGTTGTATAAAATTAGCAGTAATTACTGAATATTGTAGGCGTATGTCATGCTAAACCGAAATCCAACAAAAATTAAATTTTCCAAGAATTGAGGTACTGCGGGAATAATAGAGCACTTGGATATATTAGCGTAATTTAGATTACAATCTTAAAATTGAAGACGGATGTTCTTCCTTTAAGCAATACGCATCAAAATAACGGAAAAGATCTCCACTGGCAATCCGGACAGAAAAAGACGTCTTCCAGAGTAGGCCTCTCTTACTAACCAATCCACTCATAGCCGCGAGTTTTTGTTTTTAGATATTATTTTATTATTCTTAATAAACTTCTTCAAAACAACTAACACGAGCCTAGCGCACTGTTCGCTAGGCCTCCTTTTTGAAATATCCATGCGGTAATGATATATTGAATTGAAGTCTAATGGTACATTAACGCTATGCTTCTCTGTGTAACATTTTTCTCGCGTTTCTTATTTACGCTTGACCTCCCCAAAAGAACAATAACGTTTTATCCGGGCAAATCAACATTTGCATTATGACTTGTTCCCACGGCATGGTTTAATGCTCTAAAAATGCTATACCATTTTGCTCTAAAAAGATTTTATTCACCATTTCGGCATACCACGTTAAACAAGAATTTGCTAAATTTACATAAAATTTAAAGGTTTGTTAATGAAGCCTAGCGTCAATAGACGGTGGGCTTTCTTCGTTTTCAAATAAATCCTTAATTTTGCGTTCTATCAACTTTTTGATAGGCACACTCAGTAGTTTATGTTTATTAGCCCAACTTTTGTATAAGGGGTGGGGCTTAATTTTTCACATTCACAGCTAGCTCCTCCGCTTCTATTTCCGCTATGACATTCCCGTTTCGAGATGGAATTCGCTTGTTCACTATTAGTGATGGTCATTGTAGGGTATGGTTTCTGATCTTTAACTTCCAAGAGGTCACTAACAGAAAAAACAGTACATTCAACCAGGCAGGCTCATGCAAAACGGTTACATTGAACGTTTCAACCGCACGTTTCGAGAAAGCATCCTTGATGCCTACCTCTTTACAAATACTTGCCGAAGAATGGATTCAGGATCGCGACCAAATGAATCATTGGAAGGAAAGACACTGATGGAATACGATGCGATGCCGGCAGCATGTTATAATTGATGAATTAAAAATTGGACAACTCGGAAAGCAATTGACTCTATTGAGTAAAACAACACTTCTTTCCTGCTAAGCCCACTAAAAATGTATATTACTAAAAATACTAAAATATCTTATCATTTTCACAACTATTTCAGCCTATACCTGTTATATTCAAAAGATATATGCAAAAAAACATACTAGACCATTCTCAGGGCAAAAAAATGGATATTGAAGATCCAGTGGAGCTCGACAATGAAATAGCTGCCCAGAACTTCTTTTTGGAGGCCAAAAGGAGACTTTTAAATATTAACAATTGGCATAAAATCGCTGAGGTTCGGTCCTCTACCTTTGAACATCTAGATATTTTTGGCAACCCGATATTTGTATTGCCCGAGGAAGGAGATTATATAAAAATTGATATTCCGGAACCTGGTCTGAATAGTACAGGGGGTTACGATTATGCTCAAATAAAACAGATCAGTGAAACATCTTCTGCAGAAGATGAATTACTTAGTATAACGGTCAGACCTAGCTCCGACCCAAATTCTGAGCACGATGATGGGACAAAGCATTTCTTTAAGAATATGGTCAGCCAAACCTTTCCAGCGAACAGAGAAAGAAAAATTGTTAAAGCACATTATTATGGAAGAAACGAGGTTATAAACTTAGAAGTAGATTCCTTTGTAGACAGGCTAAGAAACCTTTTTGTAGGACTTAGCGCCAAACTGGGGGCATCGTATCCATAGTGGAAAGCGTGAATAAAGGGCATCTTAAAAACCTAGGCCCATACAGCATGCAGTGGCGGAACTAACTTTGGGCATAGCTAAAAATATGCAACTTGCTAACTCTTAACTAATTTTAAAGCGCTAACTTCTTTCTTGAACCGATCTATGTCTGGCATTACTCTTCGCAATTACTTGCTAGTTTTAATTGAGATGTCTGATGTCCAAGCGGCAAATTCAAACTTATTTTTTTGGTTCGTAGTTTTGAACTTATAAACATCAGGTTTAATTAAATTATATCTATGCTCAGAAATGCGGTGAGTAAAGTAATTAGTCGCGTATATGTAAAACTTTGTATGAAAAATTTATTATGCTTTAGTCATCTGAACTGGGAGTTTGTCTATCAGAGACCTCAACATTTACTATCAAGATTCGCTAAAATTTATAAACTATATTATTTTGAAGAGCCACGACCTCATCATTGCGATGATATACATAAGATAATGAAGGGCGATATATGTATAGTTAAAATTTTGTTTGATGAAAGTAGAGGGTTCAGCCCCTCATTGACCTCTAATCTATTAAAAAATTTCCTAAGAGAAAATGACATCAACTTTTATGATTGCTGGTATTATACTCCTATGGCACTTGAATTTACGCGGGAATTGAAACCCGACATAACCATTTTTGATTCTATGGATGAGTTAAGTGCCTTTAGATTTGCTCCTGCGAAGTTGCTTGAACTGGAAGAGGAGTTATTCAGATATGCGGATGTAGTTTTCACAGGAGGAAATTCTCTATTCCAGGCGAAAAAGCACCGTCATCATAACATACACTGTTTTCCGAGCAGTATAGATATGGAGCATTTCGCAAAAGCAAAACAACCTTGT from Sphingobacterium sp. BN32 harbors:
- a CDS encoding nucleotide sugar dehydrogenase, which codes for MKLNIKKICCIGAGYVGGPTMAVIADKCPEIQVTLVDLNAERIAAWNSADLGELPIYEPGLSEIIERTRHKNLFFSTEVDKAIEEAEMIFISVNTPTKNYGVGKGMAADLKYIELCARQIARVSKSDKIVVEKSTIPVRTAATIKSILEDAEGGLEFHVLSNPEFLAEGSAIKDLIDPDRILIGGESGEAIEALKDIYQRWVNPDKILTTNLWSSELSKLTANAFLAQRVSSINAISELCEKTGANVDEVATAIGMDSRIGSKFLKASVGFGGSCFQKDILNLVYIARTYNLTEVADYWEQVILMNDHQKSRFAKHIVNTLFNTVNGKRIAMLGWAFKKDTNDTRESAAIYIADHLLTEMAQLAVYDPKVSASKIYQDIDAISTRSSEENRDLLSVHLNPYEACRGAHAVAILTEWDEFKEIDWQTIKDNMLNPAFLFDGRRLLDRREMENLGFKYYTLGE
- a CDS encoding UDP-glucuronic acid decarboxylase family protein, which gives rise to MTGGAGFIGSHLCEELLKRNCEVLCLDNFFTGSKANIVHLQEKKYFEVIRHDVIEPFLAEVDQIFNLACPASPIHYQFNPIKTIKTSVAGAINMLGLAKRVKARILQASTSEVYGDPQQHPQKEGYWGHVNPVGIRSCYDEGKRCAETLFMDYHRQHQLDIKIVRIFNTYGPRMHPQDGRVVSNFIVQALLDRDITLYGDGLQTRSFQYVDDLITGLIAMMESPQGFIGPINIGNPCEFTILELAEMIIQLTGSKSKIKFLPLPQDDPRQRKPDIDLAKTELNWQPEIQLEDGLSKTIAYFETQLRENF
- a CDS encoding hybrid sensor histidine kinase/response regulator, yielding MNIQLNQFNILVAEDNPIHSLILENILRMQGYGVLLADRFDKAFSILSKDHVDLILMDVIMGDMSGFDIVKSIMETPEYQDIPVIFITSLESTEDIIRGFDAGAVDYIRKPFEPQILLRRVRQQINLLYQRKIIEEQKKSLEAAIASRDQIYAIISHDLRTPIASLKMILNILSLQEVHKDQESLRQMVYSGNDIAEQLFSLLDNLLKWTKSRLGMLSFVPQFVQFDEVIFGVVEVLRPSALLKDITIETCIESCITIYFDTDILKSVIRNLLINALKFSHKGSSVKILLYSEGSCAVMEVVDTGIGMDESIQKSIRESLPSGSRPGTANEQGSGLGLWIVKQFVQGKEGEFFFESVENEGSKFGLRIPKLDRKEL
- a CDS encoding endonuclease/exonuclease/phosphatase family protein — protein: MRLIDFLVSILCAPGDVRFFHVLAFLIPFLLLTGFSLGVFGIIKKDKWLTFFSCLAFLGNIYYIPFIWQPYRQSLTDPSPADLRIITYNVAKFQMKHNMPSLMHISDFLIENNPQIICPQEVSDEQTIRLLQKMTKMPYLAVCEGIPHDQRLAVLSQHPLAKHRTLHFPGRPHLAQLVDIILPNRRVRLMNCHLQTTNINQVKKSKNMGLLQGVKLILKNAKIRGEQAEMLQKELSIHAVNIICGDFNVPPISYSYSRLKGLKDAFKTAGIGYGYT
- a CDS encoding ATP-binding protein, which translates into the protein MRRVGAQTAIFGPLFYSLTIIYALEPIFDRFYKVDERYHGSGLGLAICRSIVNQMDGRIWVESTEGEGATFFIEIPIANV